In Rosa chinensis cultivar Old Blush chromosome 1, RchiOBHm-V2, whole genome shotgun sequence, a genomic segment contains:
- the LOC112182321 gene encoding PI-PLC X domain-containing protein At5g67130 → MKTTRHSFLLVLVLVMALAVFSCVVIACSDGQCKLLDQCSTDGDCEAGLYCFGCPSEFSGSRCVRSTTTNQFQLLNNSLPFNKYAFLTTHNAFAIEGEPSHTGVPRVTFTNQEDTVSQQLNNGVRALMLDTYDFQGDVWLCHSFKGKCHDYTAFEPAIDTLNEIQAFLSANPGEIVTLILEDYVEAPNGLTNVFKAAGLMKYWFPVSNMPKSGQDWPLVSDMVTKNQRLLVFTSKQEKEQSEGIAHQWNYMVENQYGNDGMKAGSCSNRAESSPLNDKTKSLVLVNYFGSVPIKQLSCQFNYEDLVSMLNTCYGAAGNRWANFVAVDFYKRSGGGGSFQATDTLNGELICGCNDVHACVPGSTTPCKV, encoded by the exons ATGAAGACGACTCGGCACAGCTTCCTTCTGGTTCTAGTTCTGGTTATGGCTCTTGCTGTGTTTTCATGTGTCGTCATAGCTTGCTCCGATGGACAGTGCAAG CTCTTAGATCAGTGCTCGACGGACGGAGATTGTGAGGCGGGGCTTTACTGTTTCGGTTGCCCTTCGGAGTTTTCTGGCTCCAGATGTGTGAGATCAACCACCACCAACCAATTCCAGCTTTTG AATAATTCTCTACCATTCAACAAATATGCATTTTTGACAACCCACAATGCTTTTGCTATCGAAGGAGAGCCATCTCATACCGGAGTCCCTCGTGTTACCTTCACGAATCAAGAAGACACTGTCAGTCAACAACTTAACAATGGAGTTAGAGCCCTAATGCTTGATACCTATGATTTTCAAGGAGATGTCTGGTTGTGCCATTCCTTCAAAGGAAAATGCCATGACTACACTGCATTT GAGCCAGCTATAGATACTTTGAATGAAATCCAAGCATTTTTATCAGCAAACCCAGGAGAAATTGTGACATTGATATTAGAGGACTATGTTGAAGCTCCAAACGGATTGACAAATGTTTTCAAAGCTGCCGGATTGATGAAATACTGGTTTCCGGTATCAAACATGCCCAAAAGTGGTCAGGATTGGCCGCTGGTTAGCGATATGGTCACTAAGAACCAAAGGCTACTTGTATTCACTTCAAAACAAGAGAAGGAACAATCCGAAGGGATTGCACACCAGTGGAACTACATGGTTGAAAACCAAT ATGGAAATGATGGAATGAAAGCGGGAAGCTGTTCAAACAGAGCTGAATCGTCGCCTCTAAATGACAAGACTAAATCATTGGTGTTGGTTAACTATTTTGGGTCAGTTCCCATTAAGCAGCTCTCATGTCAATTCAATTATGAGGATTTGGTTAGCATGCTTAACACTTGCTATGGTGCTGCTGGAAATCGATGGGCAAATTTTGTTGCGGTTGATTTTTACAAG AGGAGTGGAGGAGGGGGATCATTTCAAGCTACAGACACTCTCAATGGAGAACTCATATGTGGATGTAATGATGTCCATGCATGTGTG CCAGGATCAACAACACCCTGCAAGGTATAG